In a genomic window of Accipiter gentilis chromosome 23, bAccGen1.1, whole genome shotgun sequence:
- the ABHD6 gene encoding monoacylglycerol lipase ABHD6 yields MDLDVLNMFVIAGGTLAIPILAFVASFLLWPSALIRIYYWYWRRALGMQVRYANYDDYQFCYSYRGRPGYRPSILMLHGFSAHKDMWLSIVKFLPKNLHLVCVDMPGHEGTTRSALDDYSISGQAKRIHQFVECIKLNRRPFHLVGTSMGGNVAGVYAAQYPEDICSLTLICPAGLPSTTDSKFIKQLRELQESKCIDRIPLIPSTPEEMADMLKLCSYVRFKVPQQILQGLVDVRIPHNDFYRKLFLEIADEKSRHSLHENMSKIKAPTQVIWGKQDQVLDVSGASVLASAIPDCHVYILENCGHSVVVERPRKTANLILEFLALLHSMDSNKKQA; encoded by the exons atggACCTGGATGTGCTGAACATGTTTGTCATCGCCGGCGGCACGCTGGCCATCCCCATCCTGGCCTTCGtggcctccttcctcctctggccCTCAGCGCTCATCCGCATCTACTACTG GTACTGGCGCCGAGCCTTGGGTATGCAGGTTAGATATGCAAACTACGATGACTATCAGTTTTGTTATTCCTATAGAGGGAGACCTGGATACCGACCATCCATTCTGATGTTACATGGGTTCTCAGCCCACAAAGACATGTGGCTGTCTATAGTCAAG TTCCTGCCGAAGAACCTGCACTTGGTGTGTGTTGACATGCCCGGGCATGAAGGCACAACCCGCTCAGCCTTGGACGATTACTCCATTAGTGGGCAAGCTAAAAGAATACACCAG TTCGTGGAGTGCATCAAGCTGAACAGAAGGCCCTTTCATCTGGTTGGGACTTCCATGGGGGGAAACGTTGCCGGCGTCTATGCTGCTCAGTATCCAGAAGACATTTGCAGCCTGACCCTTATCTGTCCTGCAG GCCTGCCGAGTACCACCGACAGCAAGTTCATTAAGCAGCTTCGGGAGCTGCAAGAGTCCAAATGCATCGACAGGATCCCTTTAATTCCCTCGACACCCGAGGAGATGGCAGATATGCTGAAGCTTTGCTCCTACGTTCGCTTCAAGGTGCCACAGCAG ATCCTCCAGGGCCTCGTCGACGTTCGCATCCCACACAATGATTTTTACCGGAAAC TGTTTTTAGAAATCGCAGATGAAAAGTCCAGGCACTCTCTCCATGAGAACATGAGCAAGATCAAAGCACCAACGCAGGTCATCTGGGGAAAGCAGGACCAG GTCCTGGACGTTTCTGGCGCCAGTGTTTTAGCAAGTGCTATCCCGGACTGCCATGTGTACATCCTGGAGAACTGCGGGCACTCGGTGGTGGTGGAGCGGCCCCGCAAGACGGCCAACCTCATCCTGGAGTTCCTAGCGCTGCTGCACAGCATGGACAGCAACAAGAAGCAGGCATGA